A DNA window from Jaculus jaculus isolate mJacJac1 chromosome 1, mJacJac1.mat.Y.cur, whole genome shotgun sequence contains the following coding sequences:
- the Enho gene encoding adropin, whose amino-acid sequence MGAAISQGALIAIVCNGLVGFLLLLLWVILCWACHSRSANVDSLSESSPNSSPGPCPEKAPPPQKPSHEGSYLLQP is encoded by the coding sequence ATGGGGGCAGCCATCTCTCAGGGGGCCCTCATCGCCATTGTCTGCAACGGCCTGGTAGGCTTCTTACTGCTGCTGCTTTGGGTCATTCTCTGCTGGGCCTGCCACTCTCGCTCTGCCAACGTTGATTCTCTCTCGGAATCCAGTCCCAACTCCAGCCCcggcccctgtcctgagaaggcGCCACCACCCCAGAAGCCTAGCCATGAAGGCAGCTACCTGCTGCAGCCCTGA